One window of the Chitinophaga niabensis genome contains the following:
- a CDS encoding DUF4870 domain-containing protein has product MELQKDDRTWGTLVHLGGIIGHAVFAAGGNVIGALVIWLIKKNDSAFVDREGKEAVNFQITIAILSLIVNIINGIRWGFWSFTRVFNGSNPWRDHSWNFEFFSTVALVQILWVLNLIFSILAAIEANKGKNYRYPVSWRVVK; this is encoded by the coding sequence ATGGAACTTCAAAAAGATGACAGGACCTGGGGTACGCTCGTACACCTGGGCGGTATCATAGGCCATGCAGTATTTGCCGCCGGTGGAAATGTGATCGGAGCACTGGTAATATGGCTGATCAAAAAGAATGATTCTGCGTTTGTTGACCGGGAAGGAAAGGAAGCAGTGAACTTTCAGATCACCATCGCTATTTTATCGCTTATTGTAAATATCATTAACGGTATCCGCTGGGGCTTCTGGAGTTTTACCAGGGTATTCAACGGCAGTAATCCCTGGCGCGATCATTCCTGGAACTTTGAATTCTTTTCAACAGTTGCATTGGTGCAGATCCTCTGGGTGCTGAACCTGATCTTCTCCATCCTTGCGGCCATAGAGGCTAATAAAGGGAAGAATTACCGGTACCCGGTGAGCTGGAGGGTGGTGAAGTGA